A stretch of Arthrobacter sunyaminii DNA encodes these proteins:
- a CDS encoding single-stranded DNA-binding protein yields the protein MSDTITLRGYVATDVRSTTADSGLAIAGFRMCTTERRYDRDTGSWADGQTNWFSVSLFRQLATNAAFSVHKGDRVIVTGRLKVRQWVSEDGRSGTSVDIDAESVGHDLMWGTANYRRNVQDRAVGGAGAEGSEGSAGEDGEDGGTDDLPADLDLDTGELVGTASDGIEGDGSENNPQDPNALPESGLSEAALSKTKR from the coding sequence ATGAGCGACACCATCACACTCCGGGGGTACGTTGCCACGGACGTTCGAAGCACCACTGCGGACAGCGGACTCGCGATTGCAGGGTTCCGCATGTGCACCACGGAACGGCGCTATGACAGGGACACCGGAAGTTGGGCTGACGGCCAAACGAACTGGTTCTCCGTTTCCCTCTTCCGCCAGTTGGCCACCAATGCTGCATTCAGCGTTCACAAAGGGGATCGGGTCATCGTCACCGGCCGGCTGAAGGTCCGGCAATGGGTCTCTGAGGATGGTAGGAGCGGAACCTCCGTAGACATTGACGCCGAGAGCGTCGGACATGACCTCATGTGGGGTACGGCCAATTACCGCCGAAATGTTCAGGACCGGGCCGTGGGCGGGGCCGGGGCTGAGGGAAGTGAAGGTTCTGCCGGCGAGGACGGCGAGGACGGCGGTACCGATGACCTTCCCGCAGATCTGGACCTGGACACGGGTGAACTGGTCGGAACTGCGTCCGACGGGATTGAAGGGGACGGATCAGAGAACAATCCACAGGATCCCAACGCGTTGCCGGAGAGCGGATTGTCGGAGGCAGCGTTGTCCAAAACGAAGCGCTGA
- a CDS encoding M50 family metallopeptidase, with product MDAGTAGSIISTWFSKVADGFSRGDPLELPLPVLLLIAAAAALLTVPRPVWRWFGLFVTFVHELGHAFAALMTGQLVKGIQLRFDHSGQMRSMGRSRFAAAWTGFWGYPVPAVVGALLVWAAFNGWAGFALSAGALVLLAGLLFIRNAQGLLIALGCTTVSVLLVWFASPNAVSYVTLGTGLALLAGAVRDWFNVLSVHTRRRRSLQSSDAFILYQRTGVPSAIWLAAFAAVIAVSVVAALWWFRPATG from the coding sequence GTGGACGCAGGAACCGCCGGCTCCATCATCAGCACGTGGTTTTCGAAGGTCGCGGACGGCTTTTCCCGCGGAGATCCGCTGGAGCTCCCGCTGCCTGTCCTGCTGCTCATTGCTGCTGCGGCGGCCCTGCTGACCGTGCCCCGGCCGGTGTGGCGGTGGTTCGGTCTTTTCGTCACGTTTGTCCATGAACTGGGGCATGCCTTTGCCGCCCTGATGACCGGACAACTGGTTAAGGGCATCCAGCTCCGGTTTGACCACTCAGGCCAAATGCGCAGCATGGGCCGCAGCCGCTTCGCCGCGGCCTGGACCGGGTTCTGGGGTTATCCCGTACCCGCCGTCGTGGGTGCACTGCTGGTCTGGGCGGCCTTTAACGGCTGGGCCGGATTTGCCCTGTCCGCCGGTGCGCTGGTCCTGCTGGCGGGCCTGCTGTTCATCCGCAATGCCCAGGGTCTGCTCATTGCCCTGGGCTGCACCACGGTTTCAGTGCTGCTGGTGTGGTTTGCCTCGCCCAATGCCGTCTCATACGTCACCCTGGGCACGGGCCTCGCCCTGCTGGCCGGTGCGGTGCGCGACTGGTTCAACGTGCTCAGCGTCCACACCCGGCGACGCCGTTCCCTGCAGAGCTCGGACGCCTTCATCCTGTACCAGCGCACAGGCGTCCCGTCCGCGATCTGGCTTGCTGCCTTCGCCGCGGTCATCGCGGTGTCGGTGGTTGCTGCCCTGTGGTGGTTCCGCCCGGCGACCGGCTAA
- a CDS encoding DUF4397 domain-containing protein has protein sequence MRKTVTALAAAAGLTAAVGFMTPAAAADTAQLSVLHAVPDTTVDVYVNGALTLDDFTPGTLAGPLDLPGGSYDLAITAPDAADASAPIIGPVTVEMAAGGNYTAVANLDATGKPTANFYTNDLSMVEPGKADLTVRHDAAAPAVDVLANGTPVITGLENPNEKSLTVDAGTISASVAAAGTTDPVIGPADLTLAEGTHTFVYAWGSLEDGNLALATQTIHGMESAPNAVPGALASSDEGNGGALAAGAGVAMMLLVGAAAVARRKHSASAARS, from the coding sequence ATGCGTAAGACCGTCACCGCCCTTGCAGCAGCCGCAGGTTTGACTGCCGCAGTTGGTTTTATGACCCCGGCCGCAGCAGCAGACACTGCTCAGCTCTCGGTCCTGCACGCGGTACCCGACACGACGGTGGATGTGTATGTGAACGGTGCACTGACCCTCGACGACTTCACCCCGGGCACCCTTGCCGGACCGCTTGACCTGCCCGGCGGCAGCTACGACCTGGCCATCACCGCCCCCGACGCCGCCGATGCTTCGGCACCGATTATCGGTCCGGTGACGGTGGAAATGGCTGCGGGCGGTAACTACACCGCCGTGGCCAACCTTGATGCAACCGGTAAGCCGACGGCAAACTTCTACACTAACGACCTCTCCATGGTCGAGCCGGGTAAGGCGGACCTGACCGTGCGCCACGATGCAGCAGCACCTGCCGTGGATGTGCTGGCCAACGGAACGCCGGTGATCACCGGGTTGGAAAACCCAAATGAGAAGTCCCTGACCGTTGATGCCGGAACCATCTCCGCATCCGTGGCTGCAGCAGGAACCACCGATCCCGTTATCGGCCCGGCAGATCTGACGCTGGCCGAAGGCACCCACACCTTCGTGTACGCATGGGGTTCGCTGGAGGACGGCAACCTTGCTCTGGCCACCCAGACAATCCACGGCATGGAATCTGCCCCGAACGCAGTTCCCGGGGCGCTGGCCTCCTCCGATGAGGGCAACGGCGGCGCTCTGGCCGCAGGTGCCGGCGTCGCAATGATGCTCCTGGTGGGCGCAGCAGCAGTGGCACGCCGCAAGCACTCCGCATCAGCAGCCCGCAGCTAG
- a CDS encoding DUF6993 domain-containing protein translates to MIRVHRSSRLSGVTLSLLLIGSAGLLAPAAVPASPAGSLQNSTAAQAVTPIQGAAVQPDAKTLLPMAAERTPESLTKALEALAAESPTPDRAMIRKAFTEAGFPGESVEVSLDITPTGLAVDSIRGAAAEDGSCLFGEVRQGAVSVSVLPVLDSGYCFVGDQR, encoded by the coding sequence ATGATTCGCGTTCACCGCAGCAGCAGGCTCTCCGGGGTTACTCTTTCTCTGCTTTTGATTGGCTCCGCAGGCCTGCTTGCTCCGGCTGCCGTGCCGGCATCGCCTGCGGGATCCCTGCAAAACAGCACCGCTGCCCAGGCGGTGACTCCCATTCAGGGGGCAGCCGTCCAGCCGGACGCGAAAACCCTGCTTCCAATGGCAGCAGAGCGGACCCCGGAAAGCCTGACGAAGGCACTTGAAGCGCTCGCCGCCGAATCTCCCACTCCGGACCGTGCCATGATCCGAAAGGCATTCACGGAGGCCGGGTTCCCCGGTGAATCAGTGGAAGTGTCGCTGGACATTACGCCTACCGGTCTGGCCGTCGATTCCATTCGCGGAGCGGCGGCAGAGGATGGCTCCTGTCTCTTCGGAGAGGTGCGGCAAGGCGCAGTCTCGGTCAGTGTTCTGCCCGTGCTGGACAGCGGGTACTGCTTCGTGGGCGACCAGCGCTAA
- a CDS encoding RNA polymerase sigma factor, whose product MPLGSPEEDAGLDQAFASGNQSALAEAYRRFAPLIRSLALRRLSDSAAADDVVQEVFIRAWKYRDSYSPQRSSLVAWLVGITRNVAAGMGTSRAREENLRELAAAQHREEDDDGTGNPDRVADKVVIEAELDRLGEPQGSILRLAFHADLTHQQIADRLEMPLGTVKSHIRRSLVQLRQRLEVSDAAPAR is encoded by the coding sequence ATGCCACTTGGTTCCCCGGAGGAGGACGCAGGCCTCGACCAAGCCTTCGCTTCCGGCAATCAGAGCGCGCTCGCTGAAGCCTACCGGCGGTTTGCACCCCTGATCCGTTCGCTGGCCCTGCGGCGCCTCTCCGATTCCGCAGCAGCGGATGATGTGGTGCAGGAAGTTTTCATCAGGGCCTGGAAGTACCGGGACAGCTACTCCCCACAGCGGTCAAGCCTTGTGGCCTGGCTGGTTGGCATTACCCGCAACGTTGCGGCCGGCATGGGCACCTCGCGGGCACGCGAAGAGAACCTGCGGGAACTGGCTGCCGCCCAGCACCGGGAGGAGGACGACGACGGAACCGGAAACCCCGACCGTGTTGCCGACAAGGTGGTCATCGAAGCGGAACTGGACCGGCTGGGAGAGCCGCAGGGTTCCATCCTCCGGCTGGCTTTCCATGCGGACCTGACCCACCAGCAGATCGCCGACCGGCTCGAAATGCCGCTGGGAACCGTTAAGAGTCATATACGCCGAAGTCTCGTCCAGTTGAGGCAAAGATTGGAGGTCAGTGATGCAGCACCTGCACGATGA
- a CDS encoding DUF3224 domain-containing protein, translated as MTDGTEQVITADFDVSQWEPTPYQVEGTNSELSTVRAVKIFEGDIVGTSVADLLMAGNAVGAGYVCSEVFAGTIAGREGTMVIQHWGVAEGTATASSGHIVPGSGTDGLAGIAGKAIFTQEPDGQHRLELRITLPEDV; from the coding sequence ATGACCGACGGAACAGAACAGGTAATAACGGCCGATTTTGATGTCTCGCAGTGGGAGCCCACGCCCTATCAGGTGGAAGGAACCAACAGCGAACTCTCGACGGTCCGCGCGGTAAAGATCTTCGAGGGGGACATTGTGGGGACCAGTGTTGCCGACCTCCTTATGGCCGGAAACGCCGTGGGGGCCGGTTACGTTTGTTCCGAGGTTTTCGCCGGCACGATCGCCGGACGTGAAGGCACCATGGTGATCCAGCACTGGGGCGTTGCTGAGGGTACAGCCACGGCCAGCTCCGGACATATCGTTCCCGGCTCCGGGACTGACGGGCTGGCCGGAATCGCCGGAAAAGCCATTTTCACGCAGGAACCCGACGGCCAGCACCGGCTGGAACTGCGCATTACGCTCCCCGAAGACGTTTAG
- a CDS encoding glycosyltransferase family 87 protein has product MPQKKTSLQERFMRRKSLWICFTIVHLVFFAALSSLIFSGGVLSDINLYRLWAFEGINEGTWQGISTDWVYPIGALLPMLVSAVFGWGAYQLVWFAIFTALNAAAVAVISKPGTPSRYAASYWWLVVTGLLGPVAVGRVDGLTAPLVIMGLLLLASRPVVASSLLAVATWMKVWPAAVILAVLVASRRRLTVVATGAAVSAVMAGIVIAGGGIRHLLSFVGAQGARGMQMEAPFTTPGLWQAILGGDSGAYIFEDKIINTREVRGALGEPVAALMTPLLAAAALAVVVLLIWALRRGADAGQLLIAGSLALVAAFIVFNKVGSPQFMLWLGAVVAVGVAWEGRSWRVPAVLMLAIASLTTLVYPMFYAALYNDLNIGVALLLTIRNIALLVLFGWSLVRIVRLTKAGSSRPLSAPEVRPETAP; this is encoded by the coding sequence ATGCCGCAGAAAAAGACCTCTCTGCAGGAGCGCTTTATGCGCCGGAAATCGTTATGGATTTGCTTCACTATTGTCCACCTGGTCTTTTTTGCCGCATTGTCCTCCCTGATCTTCTCCGGCGGCGTCCTCAGCGACATCAATCTCTACCGGCTGTGGGCCTTTGAAGGCATCAATGAAGGGACCTGGCAGGGCATCAGCACGGACTGGGTGTATCCGATCGGGGCGCTCCTGCCGATGCTTGTCTCCGCTGTTTTCGGCTGGGGAGCGTATCAGCTGGTCTGGTTCGCCATCTTCACGGCTCTGAACGCCGCAGCCGTGGCCGTCATCAGCAAGCCGGGAACCCCGTCCCGATACGCGGCCTCCTACTGGTGGCTGGTGGTTACCGGGCTGCTGGGGCCGGTGGCGGTGGGCCGGGTGGACGGTCTCACGGCCCCCCTGGTGATTATGGGCCTGCTGCTCCTGGCGAGCCGCCCCGTAGTTGCCTCGTCGCTGCTTGCCGTGGCGACCTGGATGAAGGTCTGGCCCGCTGCCGTGATCCTCGCGGTGCTGGTCGCCTCGCGCCGGCGCCTGACAGTGGTGGCCACCGGGGCGGCGGTGTCCGCCGTGATGGCCGGGATTGTCATCGCCGGCGGCGGCATCCGTCACCTGCTGTCCTTTGTGGGCGCCCAGGGTGCACGCGGCATGCAGATGGAGGCGCCCTTCACCACTCCGGGCCTCTGGCAGGCCATCCTCGGCGGCGATTCCGGTGCCTACATCTTCGAGGACAAGATCATCAACACCCGCGAAGTGCGCGGTGCCCTCGGCGAGCCGGTGGCCGCACTGATGACGCCGCTGCTCGCGGCGGCGGCCCTCGCCGTCGTCGTTCTGCTGATCTGGGCACTGCGGCGGGGCGCCGATGCCGGCCAGCTGCTCATTGCCGGTTCACTGGCCCTGGTGGCGGCGTTCATTGTGTTCAACAAAGTGGGTTCGCCCCAGTTCATGCTGTGGCTGGGCGCCGTGGTGGCCGTTGGTGTGGCCTGGGAGGGCCGGAGCTGGCGGGTCCCGGCGGTCCTCATGCTGGCCATCGCTTCCCTGACCACCCTGGTGTATCCGATGTTCTACGCCGCGCTCTACAACGATCTGAACATCGGGGTTGCCCTGCTGCTGACCATCCGCAACATTGCGCTGCTGGTGCTCTTCGGCTGGTCGCTGGTCCGGATTGTCCGGTTGACGAAGGCGGGCAGCAGCCGTCCGCTCAGCGCACCCGAAGTTCGCCCGGAGACGGCTCCGTAA
- a CDS encoding class F sortase yields the protein MPRTAAGRKFWASAALLAALAAGTSACGSPAEQPAENSPAAVSSPSTSAAAQPASPAPPVPAPSSIPIRPATPEPSVSIPAPVRVEVEGTGISLEVIPVGVEDNGAMTLPDNHYQAGWYQYGPAPGADAGSSVLAAHVDSRTEQLPIAGLKNVAPGTIVTVTREDGSVQRYATEKVENIAKRSLDGHRLFDRTGEPRLKLVTCGGKWLEAEDDYEDNVVLTAAPVS from the coding sequence ATGCCCCGCACCGCCGCCGGCCGCAAATTTTGGGCCAGTGCCGCTCTCCTTGCCGCGCTGGCCGCAGGAACCTCTGCCTGCGGAAGCCCGGCAGAGCAGCCGGCGGAGAATTCCCCGGCGGCTGTCAGCTCTCCTTCAACGTCCGCTGCAGCCCAGCCTGCCAGCCCCGCCCCGCCGGTTCCTGCGCCGTCAAGCATCCCCATCCGTCCGGCAACTCCGGAACCCAGCGTCAGCATCCCGGCGCCGGTGCGGGTCGAGGTCGAGGGAACCGGGATCAGCCTGGAAGTGATTCCCGTGGGCGTAGAGGACAACGGCGCCATGACTCTTCCCGACAACCACTATCAGGCCGGCTGGTATCAGTATGGTCCCGCACCGGGAGCAGATGCGGGTTCCAGCGTGCTCGCAGCGCACGTGGACTCCCGCACCGAGCAGCTGCCGATCGCCGGACTCAAGAACGTTGCCCCCGGCACCATCGTCACTGTTACCCGCGAGGACGGTTCCGTGCAGCGGTACGCCACCGAGAAGGTGGAAAACATCGCCAAGCGAAGCCTGGACGGTCACCGGCTGTTCGACCGCACCGGAGAACCCCGGTTGAAACTAGTCACCTGCGGCGGCAAATGGCTCGAAGCGGAGGACGACTACGAAGATAACGTGGTCTTGACCGCGGCACCGGTATCATAG
- a CDS encoding anti-sigma factor, which yields MQHLHDDALTLLALGEEATDEERAHLEACPRCSADLGSFRRVVSAARLAGTANEDDDASTAGATDGTGQLFTLQAPDSAVWESIHRELNLDEELRPDPLSAPASSQPSPVASLDAARRRRRRTGPWLAAAAAAVVVAAAGTWGALGALDSNPEPVAIASVELSPLASYSDTGRAVVDELPDGKRELVVTSSSDAAQGYREVWLLAPDATSMVSLGTMEGTEGHFVLPQDLDLSKYPVVDISDEPYDGDPAHSGDSILRGQLDL from the coding sequence ATGCAGCACCTGCACGATGACGCGCTCACCCTCCTGGCTCTGGGTGAAGAAGCCACTGACGAGGAGCGTGCCCATCTTGAGGCCTGTCCGCGCTGCAGCGCGGATCTGGGTTCTTTCCGCCGTGTGGTGTCCGCCGCCCGCCTGGCCGGCACGGCAAACGAGGACGACGACGCATCAACCGCCGGAGCAACGGACGGAACCGGACAGCTCTTCACCCTGCAGGCACCGGACTCCGCGGTGTGGGAGAGCATTCACCGCGAACTGAATCTGGATGAAGAGCTGAGGCCGGACCCGCTGTCAGCTCCCGCCTCATCACAGCCTTCGCCAGTGGCCTCTCTTGACGCAGCCCGCCGCCGGCGCCGGCGCACCGGGCCGTGGCTGGCAGCCGCGGCAGCCGCCGTCGTCGTGGCGGCCGCAGGAACCTGGGGTGCGCTGGGAGCGCTAGATTCCAATCCGGAACCCGTTGCTATCGCCTCGGTGGAGCTGTCCCCGCTGGCCTCGTACTCGGACACGGGCCGCGCCGTCGTGGACGAGCTTCCGGACGGCAAGCGGGAACTTGTGGTGACCTCCAGCAGCGATGCAGCCCAGGGCTACCGGGAGGTGTGGCTGCTCGCCCCGGACGCGACGTCGATGGTGAGCCTTGGAACCATGGAAGGCACCGAAGGACACTTTGTGCTGCCGCAGGATCTTGACCTCAGCAAGTATCCCGTCGTGGACATTTCAGACGAGCCGTATGACGGCGATCCTGCGCACTCCGGTGATTCCATTCTGCGCGGGCAACTGGATCTTTAG
- the ettA gene encoding energy-dependent translational throttle protein EttA — MAEFIYTMTKARKAVGDKVILDDVSMSFYPGAKIGVVGPNGAGKSTILKIMAGLDTPSNGEARLSAGYTVGILLQEPPLNEEKTVLGNVQEGVGEIYAKIQRFNEISEAMAEPDADFDSLLEEMGKLQEAIDAADAWDIDSQLEQAMDALRCPPADADVTLLSGGERRRVALCKLLLQKPDLLLLDEPTNHLDAESVLWLEQHLSAYHGAVLAVTHDRYFLDHVAQWIAEVDRGHLYPYEGNYSTYLEKKRARLEVQGKKDQKLAKRLTEELDWVRSNAKGRQTKSKARLARYEEMAAEADRTRKLDFEEIQIPPGPRLGSLVLEAKNLEKGYGDRKLIDGLSFSLPRNGIVGVIGPNGVGKSTLFKTIVGLEELDGGELKIGDSVKISYVDQSRGGIDPEKSLWEVVSDGHDWIQVGQVEMPSRAYVSAFGFKGPDQQKKAGVLSGGERNRLNLAMTLKQGGNLLLLDEPTNDLDVETLSSLENALLEFPGCAVVVSHDRWFLDRVSTHILAYEGTEENPANWYWFEGNFEAYEQNKIERLGPDAAKPHRVTHRRLTRD, encoded by the coding sequence ATGGCGGAATTTATCTACACGATGACCAAGGCCCGCAAGGCCGTTGGCGACAAAGTTATCCTCGACGACGTAAGCATGTCCTTCTACCCCGGTGCCAAGATCGGCGTGGTGGGTCCCAACGGTGCGGGTAAGTCCACCATCCTCAAAATCATGGCCGGACTGGACACCCCCTCCAACGGTGAAGCACGGCTCAGCGCCGGCTACACCGTGGGCATCCTGCTCCAGGAACCACCCCTGAATGAGGAAAAGACCGTACTCGGCAACGTCCAGGAGGGCGTTGGCGAGATTTATGCCAAGATCCAGCGCTTCAACGAGATCTCCGAGGCAATGGCCGAGCCCGACGCAGACTTCGACAGTCTGCTTGAAGAAATGGGCAAGCTGCAGGAAGCCATTGACGCTGCCGACGCCTGGGACATTGACTCCCAGCTCGAACAGGCCATGGACGCGCTGCGGTGCCCGCCGGCCGATGCCGATGTCACCCTGCTCTCCGGTGGTGAGCGCCGCCGTGTTGCACTGTGCAAGCTGCTGCTGCAGAAGCCGGACCTGCTGCTTCTCGATGAGCCCACTAACCACCTTGACGCTGAGAGCGTGCTGTGGCTTGAGCAGCACCTTTCCGCCTACCACGGCGCCGTCCTGGCCGTGACCCACGACCGGTACTTCCTGGACCACGTTGCCCAGTGGATCGCCGAAGTGGACCGCGGACACCTCTACCCGTACGAGGGCAACTACTCCACCTACCTGGAGAAGAAGCGCGCCCGCCTCGAAGTCCAGGGCAAGAAGGACCAGAAACTGGCCAAGCGCCTCACCGAGGAACTGGACTGGGTCCGTTCCAATGCCAAGGGACGCCAGACCAAGTCCAAGGCCCGTCTGGCCCGGTACGAGGAAATGGCTGCCGAAGCGGACCGCACCCGCAAACTGGACTTCGAAGAAATCCAGATTCCGCCGGGCCCGCGCCTGGGCTCGCTGGTGCTGGAAGCCAAGAACCTGGAAAAGGGTTACGGCGACCGCAAGCTCATCGACGGCCTGTCCTTCTCGCTGCCGCGCAACGGCATCGTCGGCGTGATCGGCCCCAACGGTGTTGGTAAGTCCACGCTGTTCAAGACCATCGTTGGCCTTGAAGAGCTCGACGGCGGTGAGCTCAAGATCGGTGATTCCGTCAAGATTTCCTATGTGGACCAGTCCCGCGGCGGCATCGACCCCGAGAAGAGCCTGTGGGAGGTAGTCTCCGACGGCCATGACTGGATCCAGGTCGGCCAGGTGGAAATGCCTTCCCGTGCCTACGTCTCCGCGTTCGGCTTCAAGGGCCCGGATCAGCAGAAGAAGGCCGGTGTGCTCTCCGGTGGTGAGCGGAACCGCCTGAACCTGGCCATGACCCTGAAGCAGGGAGGAAACCTTCTCCTGCTTGATGAGCCCACTAACGACCTGGACGTGGAAACCCTCTCCAGCCTCGAAAACGCGCTGCTGGAATTCCCCGGCTGTGCAGTGGTTGTCTCGCACGACCGGTGGTTCCTGGACCGCGTGTCCACCCACATCCTGGCCTATGAAGGCACCGAGGAGAACCCGGCGAACTGGTACTGGTTCGAGGGTAACTTCGAAGCCTACGAGCAGAACAAGATCGAGCGTCTGGGCCCCGATGCAGCCAAGCCGCACCGCGTGACCCACCGCCGTCTGACCCGCGACTAG